One window of the Desulfotignum phosphitoxidans DSM 13687 genome contains the following:
- a CDS encoding putative toxin-antitoxin system toxin component, PIN family: MIHRIVIDTNIYISAIFWGGKPREVVDLGRSEKVLIFTSLEIQTEIHRKLRTKFGLSEDETAQILLDFSTFTNLITTHEKISIINDDPDDNKFIECAVSSKAHFIVTGDKRLLNLDMYKEIKILKAADFLSIMSMP, encoded by the coding sequence ATGATCCATAGAATTGTTATTGATACCAATATTTATATATCAGCGATTTTTTGGGGTGGCAAACCTCGTGAGGTGGTCGATTTAGGGCGCAGTGAGAAAGTATTGATTTTTACGTCGTTGGAAATACAAACTGAAATTCATAGAAAATTACGAACAAAATTTGGTCTTTCAGAAGATGAAACTGCTCAAATCCTTCTTGACTTTTCAACCTTTACAAATCTTATTACAACCCATGAAAAAATTTCGATAATCAATGATGACCCGGATGATAATAAATTTATCGAATGTGCAGTATCCTCAAAGGCACACTTTATTGTCACCGGAGATAAACGTTTGTTAAACCTGGATATGTATAAAGAAATTAAAATCCTCAAAGCAGCAGATTTTCTATCGATAATGTCCATGCCCTGA